TTCTGTAGACAGAGGGCTGTTGCCtaggccagggtttcccaaacgcTGACCTGGGGACCCCCCTGTGTGCATGTTTTGgtgtttgccctagcactacacagctgattcaaatggcCAACTCATCAAGCAACCAAAGACTAATTTGCTACAACACCgtgcttgtttcagcaaggagcaacaaagtttCATTGTGTTGTAAAGGGTCCTTGTTACCGTGGAAACTGACTCAACTGCACAAATGCCTGACCACCCAGTGTTTAGTCAACTGTTCGTTCCACAATTTATTTGATTTTTAAACCCCCTACTGTAAGTCTTCTATAATTGTCGGTGAAAGGATTATACGGTAATTGTGAGTTCAGTTCTGAGCCAGTGACCGCGACACACTTCAACACCAGTGTCTAAACATGGAAACTCAATGAGTCAGTCAAACTAGAATTGTACTTGTTTAATAACAGCAGAtgctttttttatattttttattccaTTTACAACAGTTGTTGACATTGTAGTCGTTCCAGAGCAAAACTAATTTATATAGGTAACttgcaaaataaagaaaacaccacGGGAAATTACATCATTTGGTGGTGGAAAACTCTCAGgtgctgctccagaatctcccataattgTTCAATTGATTTGAAATCTGGtgactgacaacacacacaccctttagacccctatgctcctttgagacccctctttcaaactcactgagatctattctagccatggtagcaaaaataatgggcaactggacatttttatacatgaccctaagcatgatggtaTGTTCAtttcttaattaactcaggaactacacctgtgtggaagcacctgctttcaatatactttgtagccctcatttccttttattttggcagttatatGTAGCATCTCAACAATGGTCtcatgggcctcccgggtggcgaaGTGGTCTACACCAGAgactgggttcgagcccaggctctgtcgcagccggccacgaccgggaggtccatggggcgacgcacaattggcctagcgtcgtccgggttaggggggggttggccggtagggatatccttgtctcatcgcgcactaacgactcctgtggcgggccgggcgcagtgcatgctgaccaggtcgctaggtgtacggtgtttcctccgacacattggtgcggctggcttccgggttggatgtgcgctgtgttaagaagcagttgggttgtgtttcggatgacgcgtggctctcgaccttcgtctctcccgagcccgtacgggagttgtagtgagacaagacagtaactactaacaattggataccacgaaattggggagaaaaaggggtaaaaaattaaataaaatggtCTCATAGTATTATCTATCTTCAGGCTCCTATCAAAGGGCGCGCCCAGCCTTACGACCCCAACTTCTACGACGAGACATACGACTACGGCGGCTTCACCATGATGTTCGAGGAGCGGGGCCGGCGGCCTATGGGGGGGTTCTCCGTACGGGGCCGGGGTGGCTTTGAGCGCATGCCCCCCGGCCGCGGCGGCCGACCCATGCCCCCCTCCAGACGGGACTATGACGACTTGAGCCCTCGCCGGGGACCGCCCCCTCCCCTGCCAACCAGAGGGCGTGGAGGGAGCCGAGCtcgaaacctgcccctccccctaccaccacccccaAGAGGGTAAGGAGCTTCGCTTCACTTTCAATTGTTGTTTATGGCTACCTCTTATCACCTCATCAGTCACTCAGTGATGTTTATAACCATGTGCCTTCGCTGTGCCTGAGTACATAGAACTAGAATGAACATGAACCTACTTTGTTGGACTAATCCTAAAGGAATCTTTTCTGACACATTTCCACTGAGTCATGTTGACCCTGTCGTGTGGTTGCAGAGGGGACCGGTTCTCTCATCAGAGCTATCACGGCAACATGGACGACAGACCAAAGTAAGTCATTTGTGTAAAACAAAGGCAGCACCCCGGAGTGGTTAGGGTGGAACTCCTTCACCTCTCCAAATCGAGTTAGTCATTTGGAGAATGGCTCGCTCAGATGTGGAGATTACTATCTCTGTCAAATGTTGGGTTGAATCCTTTTCTGTTGATTTAATGACCGTCAATACGGTTCTACCCATGACACAGTAGTTATTTTGTAAACATGACCGCTCATCCCATGAGTAGATGACTATAAGAACACAATGTCAGTGTCTTCTTATCAacactgatttaaaaaaaaataaacatagctCTTTACACTTTCAGGAGGACTGGTATTGCAATTGTATAGTACAGACTTAGCAGCCCCCAACCAATGGGCTGACATCAGTCCATCAGAGGTGGTGAACTGATCCCTTTCTTGTCATGTTAACCCCGACACCCTCCCTGCCCTCTTATCTAAGCAGCGACAGGAGAGGaagaccaggagaccgctacgacAGCATGGTGAGTGACCTGAGCATTTGAAGTGTTTTAGATGAGGGTTTAGCATGGAAGAGTGACAGAGCTTCAGTCTGTTGCCTGGTGTTTTAATAGTAGGCAAGTCGAACACGCATTTTAATGGTTttagttacagtgcattcagcaagtattcagcccctttgacttcttccacattttatgttacagccgtattctaaaatggattaaatcgtttttcccccccatcaatctaaacacactacctcataatgacattgcaaacaaaggtttttataaatgtttgtgtATTTATGGAAGAAGAAAaaacatttacataggtattcaaacgctttactcagtactttgttgaagcagggattacagcctcaaggcttcttgggtatgacgctacatgcttgggacacctgtatttggggagtttctcccattcttatctgcagatcctctcaagctctgtcaggttggatggtgagcgtcgctgcacagctattttcagggctctccagagatgttcatcgggttcaagtccgggctctgcctgggccactcaaggacattcagagacttgtcccgaagccactcctgcgttgtcttggctgtgtgcctagggttgttgtcctgttggaaggtgaaccttcgccccagtttgaggtcctgagtgcacaggagcaggttttaatcaaggatctctctgtactttgcttcgttcatattttcctcgatcctggcacgtctcccattccctgccgctgaaaaacatttccACAGCATGCTGCcatccatgcttcaccgtagggatggtattggccaggtgatgagcggtgcctgatttcctccagacgtgacgcttggcattcaggacaaagagttcaatcttgttttcatcagaccagagaattttgtttctcatggtctgagagtattttaggtgccttttggcaaactgtatgcaggctgtcatgtgtcttttactgaggagtggcttctgtctggccactaccataaagtcctgattggtggagtgctgtagagatggttgtccttattGGAAGGttattccatctccacagaggaactctagagctctgaccatcgggttcttgttcacctccctgaccaaggctcttctcccccgaatgctcagtttggccgggaggccagctctaggaagagtcttgatgttTCCAAACTTCCAATACAAGAATGATGaagggcactgtgttcttggggaccttcaatgcggcagaaatgtttttgtacccttccccagatctgtgcctcggcacaatccttcgacctcatggcttggattttgctctgacatgcacatgcaccttatatagacaggtgtgtttttccaaatcatgtccaatcaattgaatttactacaggtggactcccaagttgtagaaacatctcaaggatgatcaaggagacaggatgcacctgagctcaattgagtctcatagcaaaggatctgaatacttatgtaaataaggtatttctgttttatttttaatacatttgcaacaatttctaaacctgtttttgctttgtcattgtggggtattgtgtgtagattgaggaagaaAAGTAATTTCATAAATTTTAtagtaaggctgtaacataacaaaatgttgcaaaggggaagggatctgaatactttccaaatgcactgtacgtgTGTAAATGGATTGGGATTATTATCCTGCCCTTGTGAAATATGGTGGTTTGGACACTGGCGCTGCTCTTCACCAAGCGAACACACTGGTTAGGCCTCTTGTAGCCTGGCAACAGTTGTCTCCTTGGTTACCAAGGAGCAGCTGAATAGTAATCTGGAGCCACCAAACTAACAAATGAACTTCAGGTGAAACCATTGCGATTCACGGACTGGTTTGGTCGGGTCGTACCAATAACATGCATAGTAGAAAATGAGTAAAGCAGCTAAGATTCATATGCTCAATATCAAACACATTTAAACCAGTATTTTACTTAATGAATGTTTCAGTCTTGTAATAAGTCTCTCAAtttgtctttctctccctatGTTCTGTTGAATACAGAGTGGTGGATACGGTGGTGAGTCTTTAAGTTTCTTCTTTTCATGGTTGTCTACACTCTTGTTTGAATGTCTCTTTGGTCAGAGTATAGTTCTTTCTGTCTAGTAAGCACCACCAGCTCTCCCCACTGTCCTTTGTTGGTCTGTCTATGTGGTCTGCCAGCCACGGTGTGATGTATTGTTATCCTTCCTTTTCCTCCCTTCATATTTTCAAAGACAACACTTCCTCGTGGGAGCCCTTTCAGTCTGGTGAGTGCAAATGAATCACATTTGTATCAATGTCTCATTTTGTTGCTTCTGTATTTGTTTTCGTGTCGTTTTGAGGACTTTCCACACGAGGATAAATTCtgagtctctctccaggtggccGAGGGTCATACAGTGACATCGGGGGTCCCGTCATTACGACACAAGTTACCATCCCCAAGGATGTGAGTAAAGGTTTAATCCGCACAGTCCCAAGCGTAATAACACCCCTTACCACAGATCGACACAGACATCCCTGTAATATATTCATGAGAAGAACCGAGATGAGATTCTTCCCAATTGATCAAAAAATTCCTCACTTGTCGTAGCTGGCCGGCTCCATTATTGGGAAGGGCGGACAGCGGATTAAGCAGATCCGTCATGAGTCGGGAGCGTCCATCAAGATCGACGAGCCACTAGAGGGCTCCGAGGACCGCATCATCACCATCAATGGAACACAGGACCAGATCCAGAACGCCCAGTATCTACTGCAGAACAGGCACGTGCTAGCACCCTTTCCTCGTCTCCGCTGAAAGCAGTATGGTGGAAACCTATTCATCCCTGTCCCCTATCCGTGGTAATCAAGGAAGGAAATGAGTTGTTCATGACTAACAAATGAAATTGAAGATAAAGTAGTTCTAGAAATGACTCCTGGGGTCCCTTTATTCACTTGTCCACTGTGTTTTGTTGCAGTGTGAAGCAGTACTCTGGCCGGTTCTTCTAAAGAGGGAAGAGGAGCAAATCTGCCATGCCCGTTCGCTCCCTCTATTCAGAGCCAACATTCCTCTGCTTTGGGTAGTTATGTGCCCCCCACCCGTCATCTAACACCTTTTAATAAGAAGTTTGGAAGTTCTCTCAAAGCTGTCGGATGAGTGTATCCcagtattataatttttttttgccTTGCTTGTTTTTTGGGGGTTTTCTTTCTGGATTATTTTGCTGTTCTGTACTTGGAGTAAACTAACCTGTCTGTGTTCACTCTTGGCCTCCCCTGAGACGCTCCTCCTCCCAGTCAGTACAGCATGCAGAATGTAATCTTGTTTTGTAAGAAACATtttatgattaaaaaaaaaaaaaatacatttagttTATTTTTGCTTATTATTTTCCCCCCGCTGAAAGATAAGGGGCTgtataaaaatgtacagtaatcGTGTCATAGGATGAATAAGAGTGCTAGGATTGTTTCATTTTGTTGGGAGACTGATAGGGCTAAAAATAAAGTATTGTTAATTTTAAGTTTTCTACATGATTTCAGCTGGTTAACGGGGAGGGACTTGATATAATTCCTTTAATACATAATCATTGACATTTGGATCCATTTAGACTGGCTAAAgcctgttttttttaaatgtcggTTTGTAAGCATTTTTAACATTTTAGATGGGATCTTTGTAGACACCAGTCAGTTTGGGATGGGAATGCAGCCTTTCTTTCCATATGAGTGGCATGTCACCCCTGTTAATCTCTACCTGTCTGTGGGGTGTAGTATCTGCTGCAAGTCTGAGTAATAAAGTCTGTGCCACCTTTTACTAAACATGTGGGGGGAGGTTTTGTGTTATTTTTCCATATTTCCTAGGTGCGATAAATAAAATGGCATTTTCTACAAGTAATGCATCATGAGTATTACATAGTTGACTAGTAAGGCTATGATTCATGTGACATCTGAGTTCTGTATTAACATACgccgagtatacaaaacattaagcacacctgttctttccatgacagactgatcagatgaatccaggtgaatgctatgatcccttattgatgtcacctgttaaatccatttcaatcagtgtagatcaaGACTGTCAAActtattccatggagggcctagtgtctgctggtttttcctttccagtggtgtaaaaaatgcataagtagttttttggggtatctgtgctttactgaactaaaatatatgcaacaatttcaaagattttactgagttcgtataaggaaatcagtcaattgaaatacattcattaggccctagtctatgaatttcacatgatgGTTGGgtcacagccatgggtgggcctgggagcgCATAAGTCcatccacttgggagccaggcccagccaatcagaatgagtttggACGATCCCGCAGCTGTAGAAGCCAGATGTGTAGGTTcttggctggcatggttacacgtggtctgcggttgtgtggCTGTTTGGagttactgccaaattctcaaacaATGTTGGAGGGGGCttctggtagagaaatgaacattaaattatctggcaacagggctccagagtggcgcaacggtctaaggcactgcatctccgtgctatagctgtcactacggaccctggtttgattccaggctgtatcaccaccggctgtgattgggagtgctATAGGGCGATTgtcccagcgtcgttagggtttggccggggtaggccgtcattgtaaataagaatttgttcttaactgacttgccttgttaaataaatataaacagctctggtggacattcctgcagtcagcctgtcaattgcacgctccctcaacttgagacatctgtgacatcgtgttgtgtgacaaaactgcacattttagtgtccttttattgtccctagcacaaggtgcacctgtgtaatgatcatgctatttaatcagtttcttgatatgccacacctgtcaggtggatggaatatcttggtaaaggagaaattcttactaacagggatgtaaacaaatttgtgcacaaaattggagagaaataggctttttgtgcttatggataATTTCAGAgaccttttatttcagctaatgaaacatgggcccaacactttacatgtcgcGTTTATATCTTTGACAACATTTACTCTACTACATTCCCAACGAAAATAAGTACTTTTTACACCCAAacattttcctgacacccaaaagtgcttgctacatttcaaatgcttagcaggacaggaaaatgtcaGATTCAGTCACTTATCAAGAGGTGATCTGAGGACTCACTAAAgaaaaatgctttgtttgtaaattatgtgttggagtgtgcccctagctaactaaagtgttattttatatcatgctgtctggtttcatataaggaattttaaattatgtattgcatttccttttacttttgatacttaagtatatttaaaaccaaataattgTTTTGACTGAAGTAGTGTTTTACTGTGTTACTTTAAgttttgagtaattttctattaaggtatatttacttttactcaagtatgacaattgtgtactttctccaccactgttcCTTTAAATTAAGACCGAGACAATCAGGTTagtggagttccttactaattagtgaccttaatttatCAATGAAGTACaggggaggagcgaaaacctgcagacactcggccctccgtggtgTTCCTAATTTTTGGTATACTGTAGTCAATAACATGTAATAACACATTTAAAATGTGTTAAATTAGCCTCTATATTCTTCAATTCAAGATATGTTAAGTGTTTATTTAAGTAGTGAACTGCCCACCCTTTTTATGTGCCACCGGACAGTTGTTtcattacaatgtaacatattgAGCGACATGCCTTAATGATCCTTTCCCATCTAAACACACCCTCTCCTAACGTCACATGGTTCGGGGCTTGAGTTACGCCAGCACAACACGACAGCAGCTGGCAGCAATAATGGCTAGAATTGTGTGAAAATAAGAGTCCTCTACATCGAGAGAAACTGTCCGACACACCCCATTCATGGGCCCACACTTTTTATGTTGGTGAAAATTATTAAGATGTAGAATAATGATGAAGAAAAAAACGTAAATAAAGGCAAGGATGAGTGATGTTGAAGAAGCATGACAAAAGGGTGGATGaatatgaagaaaatgttttactgtgtagagcacTTTTCTTTTTATGGCTCCTTGCCTTTTTGCTGCTAGGGTAACATAGGGTCCAGTCAGAGTACACTGTATTCTGTACCTAATGAAATTACAGATGGGACAAGCAAAGGGGACAATAGAAAAAATATAACAACGTTAAGCAATGCATCTTCAATGAAGACAAATTCAAAAGGAACATATTGTGGTATGGGATTATTTTTTGTAAGTCCTGTGGAATAATGGAATTtcgttttttatacatttatggTGATATGGAGTAAAAGTCCGCCATATTCACTCACCACACCCGGAGTTCAACTATTGGAGGTAAAGATTTGCTTTTCTGTTTACATGTTGGTATTTCATTATTCATTCTCCCAACGGATTGGCTCCTATTGCATTTCGTAATGGGACCGTAGTTTACATAAATATAAAATAACAAGTGGTCTATTTATGTTTCTGCCAAAGGTTCAATCAGTTTCTGGGAATTGTATTCGCATTATTACGCTTGGCTTTTACTGTGGACTCTAGAGTGTAGGCTATGCATTGCACTGTAGATAGAGAATTCAGTCAGTGCTGAGGGAGGACATTTATTTTAGTTAAATATAACCATTTATTTAACAAAGTGACAATGTTTTTCACCATaacaattttttttactttttttactttttttaaatttcactttgGAATATAGGCCTACCTCCTCGACCCAAAAGTAAGTTTTATCAAGAGAGTCATGACTTTGGGCTCCGTAGGGGCCTGTTGCCTCAGCGAAGAGGGAAAGGAGGCTCGACGGATCAACGACGAGATCGAAAGACAGCTTCGCCGGGACAAGAAAGACTCGCGTCGCGAGTTTAAGCTGTTGCTTCTCGGTAAACCAACGATCACAGTTCTAATTACCACTCAAAGCACTAATATGACATTGTATCATTATTTGAAACATGTTCATTATAATACTGACTCTATCAGTGTACATTGTATCTGTTATTTCAATGCACATGCctattaaaaaaaacatattgcCTGGCAATTTGAATTTATTTGAGATATTGCCAAGAAAACAATGTTTCAGAGGCTTGTGGGAGGAGCTGTAGGAGGAGgggttcattgtaatggctggaatggaatatttGGAAAGTTATCAAACACATCagacatatggaaaccacatgtttgactcatTTCCatctattccattccagccattacaatgagcctgtcctcatgtagctcctcccaccaggctaatctgttttGTTTATTGTAGTGTAATGTCTTTGGTACTCTGTGATGTTTATATAACTTAAATATGTAGAATCATTTATTAAGTTCACACATCCAGCTCACAACTGTCACCCTGCTGGGAGCAAAATAAGTTATAACTCAAGGAAAGAATGTTGACAGCAATCAGACTCGTGTAGTTTGTTAGGTGACTAAGGAAGGGTTACCATTGCTACTATAAACGTTAGGTTGTTTAATTGCATAGGGGCCACATTTCTTAGAAATCAATCAATTCTTGTCATGGATCACTGTCCATTTAGGTTCGGAGATCAGAAATATTTTCCTGTGACAGATACAACACACAATAGACCACACCCTGAAACTGCTGTATCAACATTCCATGGCCAAAACAAAGTGCTACTCTTCAGTAGCAGGTGAAAAATTGTATTTCAATCAAAATGTTTGGGTAACTCAGCAATAGTTTAATCTACATTTCATGTGTTCATCAAATTGACAATATAAAAATGACACTCTATTATAAGCCTAAAATGTGCATTGGCAGGCTACT
The sequence above is a segment of the Salvelinus alpinus chromosome 1, SLU_Salpinus.1, whole genome shotgun sequence genome. Coding sequences within it:
- the LOC139557046 gene encoding heterogeneous nuclear ribonucleoprotein K-like isoform X6, whose protein sequence is METEIEQQEEETTFSNTDTNGKRPAEDMEEEQAFKRSRNTDEMVELRVLLQSKNAGAVIGKGGKNIKALRTDYNASVSVPDSSGPERILSVSADIETIGEILLKIIPTLEEYQHYNGIDFDCELRLLIHQSLAGGIIGVKGTKIKELRENTQTTIKLFQECCPHSTDRVVLVGGKPDRVVDCIKVILELVSEAPIKGRAQPYDPNFYDETYDYGGFTMMFEERGRRPMGGFSVRGRGGFERMPPGRGGRPMPPSRRDYDDLSPRRGPPPPLPTRGRGGSRARNLPLPLPPPPRGGDRFSHQSYHGNMDDRPNSDRRGRPGDRYDSMSGGYGGGRGSYSDIGGPVITTQVTIPKDLAGSIIGKGGQRIKQIRHESGASIKIDEPLEGSEDRIITINGTQDQIQNAQYLLQNSVKQYSGRFF
- the LOC139557046 gene encoding heterogeneous nuclear ribonucleoprotein K-like isoform X5 — translated: METEIEQQEEETTFSNTDTNGKRPAEDMEEEQAFKRSRNTDEMVELRVLLQSKNAGAVIGKGGKNIKALRTDYNASVSVPDSSGPERILSVSADIETIGEILLKIIPTLEEYQHYNGIDFDCELRLLIHQSLAGGIIGVKGTKIKELRENTQTTIKLFQECCPHSTDRVVLVGGKPDRVVDCIKVILELVSEAPIKGRAQPYDPNFYDETYDYGGFTMMFEERGRRPMGGFSVRGRGGFERMPPGRGGRPMPPSRRDYDDLSPRRGPPPPLPTRGRGGSRARNLPLPLPPPPRGGDRFSHQSYHGNMDDRPNSDRRGRPGDRYDSMSGGYGGGRGSYSDIGGPVITTQVTIPKDLAGSIIGKGGQRIKQIRHESGASIKIDEPLEGSEDRIITINGTQDQIQNAQYLLQNRHVLAPFPRLR
- the LOC139557046 gene encoding heterogeneous nuclear ribonucleoprotein K-like isoform X8, translated to METEIEQQEEETTFSNTDTNGKRPAEDMEEEQAFKRSRNTDEMVELRVLLQSKNAGAVIGKGGKNIKALRTDYNASVSVPDSSGPERILSVSADIETIGEILLKIIPTLEEYQHYNGIDFDCELRLLIHQSLAGGIIGVKGTKIKELRENTQTTIKLFQECCPHSTDRVVLVGGKPDRVVDCIKVILELVSEAPIKGRAQPYDPNFYDETYDYGGFTMMFEERGRRPMGGFSVRGRGGFERMPPGRGGRPMPPSRRDYDDLSPRRGPPPPLPTRGRGGSRARNLPLPLPPPPRGGDRFSHQSYHGNMDDRPNDRRGRPGDRYDSMSGGYGDNTSSWEPFQSGGRGSYSDIGGPVITTQVTIPKDLAGSIIGKGGQRIKQIRHESGASIKIDEPLEGSEDRIITINGTQDQIQNAQYLLQNSVKQYSGRFF
- the LOC139557046 gene encoding heterogeneous nuclear ribonucleoprotein K-like isoform X4 translates to METEIEQQEEETTFSNTDTNGKRPAEDMEEEQAFKRSRNTDEMVELRVLLQSKNAGAVIGKGGKNIKALRTDYNASVSVPDSSGPERILSVSADIETIGEILLKIIPTLEEHYNGIDFDCELRLLIHQSLAGGIIGVKGTKIKELRENTQTTIKLFQECCPHSTDRVVLVGGKPDRVVDCIKVILELVSEAPIKGRAQPYDPNFYDETYDYGGFTMMFEERGRRPMGGFSVRGRGGFERMPPGRGGRPMPPSRRDYDDLSPRRGPPPPLPTRGRGGSRARNLPLPLPPPPRGGDRFSHQSYHGNMDDRPNSDRRGRPGDRYDSMSGGYGDNTSSWEPFQSGGRGSYSDIGGPVITTQVTIPKDLAGSIIGKGGQRIKQIRHESGASIKIDEPLEGSEDRIITINGTQDQIQNAQYLLQNRHVLAPFPRLR
- the LOC139557046 gene encoding heterogeneous nuclear ribonucleoprotein K-like isoform X7, which gives rise to METEIEQQEEETTFSNTDTNGKRPAEDMEEEQAFKRSRNTDEMVELRVLLQSKNAGAVIGKGGKNIKALRTDYNASVSVPDSSGPERILSVSADIETIGEILLKIIPTLEEYQHYNGIDFDCELRLLIHQSLAGGIIGVKGTKIKELRENTQTTIKLFQECCPHSTDRVVLVGGKPDRVVDCIKVILELVSEAPIKGRAQPYDPNFYDETYDYGGFTMMFEERGRRPMGGFSVRGRGGFERMPPGRGGRPMPPSRRDYDDLSPRRGPPPPLPTRGRGGSRARNLPLPLPPPPRGGDRFSHQSYHGNMDDRPNDRRGRPGDRYDSMSGGYGGGRGSYSDIGGPVITTQVTIPKDLAGSIIGKGGQRIKQIRHESGASIKIDEPLEGSEDRIITINGTQDQIQNAQYLLQNRHVLAPFPRLR
- the LOC139557046 gene encoding heterogeneous nuclear ribonucleoprotein K-like isoform X3, with amino-acid sequence METEIEQQEEETTFSNTDTNGKRPAEDMEEEQAFKRSRNTDEMVELRVLLQSKNAGAVIGKGGKNIKALRTDYNASVSVPDSSGPERILSVSADIETIGEILLKIIPTLEEYQHYNGIDFDCELRLLIHQSLAGGIIGVKGTKIKELRENTQTTIKLFQECCPHSTDRVVLVGGKPDRVVDCIKVILELVSEAPIKGRAQPYDPNFYDETYDYGGFTMMFEERGRRPMGGFSVRGRGGFERMPPGRGGRPMPPSRRDYDDLSPRRGPPPPLPTRGRGGSRARNLPLPLPPPPRGGDRFSHQSYHGNMDDRPNDRRGRPGDRYDSMSGGYGDNTSSWEPFQSGGRGSYSDIGGPVITTQVTIPKDLAGSIIGKGGQRIKQIRHESGASIKIDEPLEGSEDRIITINGTQDQIQNAQYLLQNRHVLAPFPRLR
- the LOC139557046 gene encoding heterogeneous nuclear ribonucleoprotein K-like isoform X2, translating into METEIEQQEEETTFSNTDTNGKRPAEDMEEEQAFKRSRNTDEMVELRVLLQSKNAGAVIGKGGKNIKALRTDYNASVSVPDSSGPERILSVSADIETIGEILLKIIPTLEEYQHYNGIDFDCELRLLIHQSLAGGIIGVKGTKIKELRENTQTTIKLFQECCPHSTDRVVLVGGKPDRVVDCIKVILELVSEAPIKGRAQPYDPNFYDETYDYGGFTMMFEERGRRPMGGFSVRGRGGFERMPPGRGGRPMPPSRRDYDDLSPRRGPPPPLPTRGRGGSRARNLPLPLPPPPRGGDRFSHQSYHGNMDDRPNSDRRGRPGDRYDSMSGGYGDNTSSWEPFQSGGRGSYSDIGGPVITTQVTIPKDLAGSIIGKGGQRIKQIRHESGASIKIDEPLEGSEDRIITINGTQDQIQNAQYLLQNSVKQYSGRFF
- the LOC139557046 gene encoding heterogeneous nuclear ribonucleoprotein K-like isoform X1 produces the protein METEIEQQEEETTFSNTDTNGKRPAEDMEEEQAFKRSRNTDEMVELRVLLQSKNAGAVIGKGGKNIKALRTDYNASVSVPDSSGPERILSVSADIETIGEILLKIIPTLEEYQHYNGIDFDCELRLLIHQSLAGGIIGVKGTKIKELRENTQTTIKLFQECCPHSTDRVVLVGGKPDRVVDCIKVILELVSEAPIKGRAQPYDPNFYDETYDYGGFTMMFEERGRRPMGGFSVRGRGGFERMPPGRGGRPMPPSRRDYDDLSPRRGPPPPLPTRGRGGSRARNLPLPLPPPPRGGDRFSHQSYHGNMDDRPNSDRRGRPGDRYDSMSGGYGDNTSSWEPFQSGGRGSYSDIGGPVITTQVTIPKDLAGSIIGKGGQRIKQIRHESGASIKIDEPLEGSEDRIITINGTQDQIQNAQYLLQNRHVLAPFPRLR